In Sphingomonas sp. SUN019, one genomic interval encodes:
- a CDS encoding spermidine synthase, whose amino-acid sequence MTPRELLGTASVPQSGEELRLFRRGGDFMIVLDRNELMNSRMSGSEEALATMTCARLGQGAPHLLIGGYGMGFTLRAALAELGADARVTVAELVPEIIAWARGPMATQMAGCLDDPRVRLVQDDVAACIGTARGDYDAILLDVDNGPDGLTRDQNDRLYSLRGLSAARGALKPGGVLAVWSAAPDKAFADRLRKTGFDTEEVVVRARSNGKGPRHVIWFARNA is encoded by the coding sequence ATGACCCCGCGAGAATTGCTGGGAACCGCCAGCGTCCCGCAATCGGGCGAGGAATTGCGGCTGTTCCGGCGCGGCGGCGACTTCATGATCGTGCTCGACCGCAACGAACTGATGAACAGCCGCATGAGCGGGTCGGAAGAGGCGCTGGCCACCATGACCTGCGCGCGGCTGGGTCAAGGCGCGCCGCACCTGCTGATCGGCGGCTACGGCATGGGCTTCACGCTGCGCGCCGCCTTGGCCGAACTCGGCGCGGATGCGCGGGTGACGGTCGCCGAACTGGTGCCCGAGATCATCGCCTGGGCGCGCGGGCCGATGGCGACGCAAATGGCCGGATGTCTGGACGACCCGCGCGTCCGGCTGGTGCAGGACGACGTCGCGGCCTGCATCGGCACCGCGCGCGGCGACTATGATGCGATCCTGCTCGACGTCGACAACGGTCCGGACGGCCTGACCCGCGACCAGAACGACCGCCTCTATTCGTTGCGCGGGCTGTCCGCTGCACGCGGCGCGCTGAAGCCCGGCGGTGTCCTCGCGGTCTGGTCCGCCGCGCCCGACAAGGCGTTCGCCGACCGCTTGCGCAAGACCGGCTTCGATACCGAAGAGGTCGTCGTCCGCGCGCGCAGCAACGGCAAGGGGCCGCGCCACGTCATCTGGTTCGCCCGGAACGCTTGA
- a CDS encoding alpha-amylase family glycosyl hydrolase: MDGRPDARWWERGVIYQVYPRSFQDSDSDGVGDLAGIEARLDHVVALGVDAIWLSPIFPSPMADFGYDVADYCSIDPLFGDLATFDRLLAAVHARGLKLLLDFVPNHSSDQHPWFVESRATRDSPKRDWYIWRDPKPDGGPPNNWISDFGGSAWEWDAATGQYYLHAFLKEQPDLNWRNPDLRAAMMNVLRFWFDRGVDGFRIDVLWHIVKAEGLPDNPVNPDWTPGRTERDRLIQLHSTDQEEAHAISADFRALADSYGAKTGQERVLIGEIFLPNDRHARWYGTPKRPQVHLPFNFQLVENCWDAGVLRRMIAKYEASLPEFGWPNWVIGSHDAPRIAARIGEAQARVAAMLLLTLRGTPTMYQGDEIGIGRVDIPPDRIRDPQHFRQPDLDIGRDRSRTPMPWDASANAGFSTGEPWLPLGDDWPTRNFAAQDADPCSILSLYRNLLALRRATPALAVGGFALVDAPDGVLAYQRVHEGEPLLILLNLTSNNVTVDWRGTPLLSTLDGDPEPGMLYPNEGVIVA; encoded by the coding sequence GTGGATGGTCGGCCGGACGCGCGCTGGTGGGAGCGCGGGGTGATCTATCAGGTCTATCCGCGGTCATTCCAGGATAGCGACAGCGACGGCGTGGGCGATCTCGCCGGGATCGAGGCGCGGCTGGATCATGTCGTCGCGCTGGGCGTCGATGCGATCTGGCTGTCACCGATCTTTCCGTCGCCGATGGCGGATTTCGGTTACGATGTGGCGGATTATTGCAGCATCGATCCGCTGTTCGGCGATCTCGCGACGTTCGATCGATTGCTCGCCGCGGTTCATGCGCGCGGGCTGAAGCTGCTGCTGGATTTCGTCCCCAACCACAGTTCGGATCAGCATCCGTGGTTCGTGGAAAGCCGCGCCACGCGCGACAGTCCGAAGCGTGACTGGTACATCTGGCGCGATCCGAAGCCCGATGGCGGGCCGCCCAACAACTGGATCAGCGATTTCGGCGGATCGGCGTGGGAATGGGATGCGGCGACCGGGCAATATTATCTCCACGCGTTCCTGAAGGAACAGCCCGACCTCAACTGGCGCAATCCGGACCTGCGCGCGGCGATGATGAACGTGCTTCGTTTCTGGTTCGACCGCGGCGTCGACGGATTCCGCATCGACGTATTGTGGCATATCGTGAAGGCCGAAGGGCTGCCCGACAATCCGGTGAACCCGGACTGGACGCCCGGCCGCACCGAGCGTGACCGGCTGATCCAGCTCCATTCGACCGACCAGGAGGAAGCGCACGCCATCTCCGCCGATTTCCGCGCATTGGCCGACAGCTATGGAGCCAAGACCGGACAGGAACGCGTGCTGATCGGCGAGATTTTCCTGCCCAACGATCGCCACGCACGCTGGTACGGCACGCCCAAGCGCCCGCAGGTCCATCTGCCGTTCAATTTCCAGCTGGTCGAGAACTGCTGGGACGCGGGCGTGCTGCGGCGCATGATCGCGAAGTACGAAGCGTCGTTGCCCGAATTCGGCTGGCCGAACTGGGTGATCGGCAGCCACGACGCACCGCGCATCGCCGCTCGGATCGGAGAGGCACAGGCGCGCGTCGCGGCGATGCTGCTGCTCACCTTGCGCGGTACGCCGACGATGTATCAGGGCGACGAGATCGGGATCGGCCGAGTCGACATTCCCCCCGACCGCATCCGTGATCCCCAGCATTTCCGCCAGCCCGACCTCGATATCGGCCGCGACCGCTCACGCACGCCGATGCCGTGGGATGCGAGCGCAAACGCGGGTTTCTCGACCGGCGAACCGTGGTTGCCGCTGGGCGACGACTGGCCGACCCGCAACTTCGCGGCGCAGGATGCCGATCCGTGCTCGATCCTGAGCCTCTATCGCAACCTGCTCGCACTGCGCCGTGCGACCCCGGCGCTGGCGGTGGGCGGCTTTGCGCTGGTCGACGCGCCGGATGGCGTGCTTGCGTACCAGCGCGTGCATGAGGGAGAGCCGCTGCTGATTCTGCTCAATCTCACATCGAACAACGTCACGGTCGACTGGCGCGGAACGCCCCTGCTTTCGACCCTGGATGGCGATCCCGAACCGGGCATGCTCTATCCAAACGAAGGAGTCATCGTCGCATGA
- a CDS encoding FAD-dependent oxidoreductase — protein MTAQGDPDDRPVQIAIVGGGCAGLSAAFELSRPIHKGRHRITIYQQGWRLGGKGASGRGVAGRIEEHGLHVWLGFYENAFRLIREAYDELAAHPLGSPYGDWREAFLPEPDIGVFAPDAAAGWRLWRGRFPPRPGLPGDPDHDPPEDPMRGYVAGALAMLRTLLLDTAAEPLGAQPEPGDDWPASVHTMLDRGLLLGSTFLTQSLLLLGAGLEKTARGAEQNALLDIAEQTAKALRGWTEKRFLADHPDRHICLVAELVMASLVGTVRHRLIGHPEGLDSLDDWDCRDWLRANGASEAAVQSPFVQGMYDLAMAYEDGDAARPRIAAGAALRGTVRMFFGYRGALFWRMRAGMGDVVFAPLYECLRRRGVEFRFFHRLTHVALAESQDHVSALHFDAQAALIGERSDYDPLIKVAGRPCWPAEPRWDSLQRREGLDCVDLESHERGEPVAKIDLTVGRDFDFVVLAVGVAALPDVAGAILQHNPRWRAMVGRVKTVATQSFQIWLRDDLATLGWNSDVPIASAFAKPFDTWCDMRHIIPEEGWREAGREPPGSAVYFCGVLADRPGQSKGRGFERAARDAVRESAVRFLDGPASDLWPGLRNDGALWRDISGSKDRAESDNFYWRANVVPSDRYTLCLPGATRWRISPLALDYDNLTVAGDWTANGLNTGCTESAVMSGMLAAHALSGSPPLEAITGFDHP, from the coding sequence GTGACCGCGCAGGGCGACCCGGACGATCGGCCCGTCCAGATCGCCATCGTCGGGGGAGGATGCGCCGGGCTTAGCGCCGCGTTCGAACTGTCCCGCCCAATCCATAAGGGCCGCCACCGGATCACCATCTATCAACAGGGGTGGCGGCTTGGCGGGAAAGGCGCGTCGGGGCGCGGGGTCGCCGGGCGGATCGAGGAACACGGCCTACACGTCTGGCTGGGATTCTACGAGAACGCGTTCCGCCTGATCCGCGAGGCATATGACGAACTCGCCGCGCATCCGCTCGGTTCGCCCTATGGCGACTGGCGCGAGGCGTTTCTGCCTGAGCCCGATATCGGCGTGTTCGCGCCCGACGCCGCGGCGGGATGGCGACTGTGGCGCGGCCGCTTTCCGCCCCGGCCCGGCCTGCCCGGCGACCCCGATCACGATCCGCCCGAAGACCCGATGCGGGGCTATGTCGCGGGGGCGCTGGCGATGTTGCGCACGTTGCTGCTCGACACCGCAGCGGAGCCGCTGGGCGCGCAGCCCGAACCGGGCGACGACTGGCCCGCCTCGGTGCACACGATGCTGGACCGCGGGTTGCTGCTCGGCTCCACCTTCCTGACGCAGTCGTTGTTGCTGCTCGGCGCGGGTCTCGAAAAAACCGCGCGCGGGGCCGAACAAAACGCCCTGTTGGACATCGCCGAACAGACCGCGAAGGCGCTGCGCGGCTGGACCGAGAAGCGCTTTCTCGCCGATCATCCCGATCGCCACATCTGTCTGGTTGCGGAACTGGTCATGGCGTCTCTGGTCGGCACCGTCCGTCACCGCCTGATCGGTCATCCCGAGGGTCTCGATTCGCTCGACGATTGGGATTGCCGCGACTGGCTTCGCGCGAATGGCGCGTCGGAGGCGGCGGTGCAGTCGCCGTTCGTGCAGGGGATGTACGATCTGGCGATGGCGTATGAGGATGGCGACGCCGCGCGTCCGCGGATCGCCGCGGGGGCGGCGCTGCGCGGTACGGTGCGGATGTTCTTCGGCTATCGCGGCGCATTGTTCTGGCGGATGCGCGCCGGGATGGGCGACGTGGTGTTCGCGCCGCTTTACGAATGCCTGCGCCGCCGCGGCGTGGAATTCCGCTTCTTCCACCGCCTGACCCATGTCGCGCTGGCGGAATCACAGGATCATGTCAGCGCGCTGCATTTCGATGCGCAGGCTGCGTTGATCGGCGAACGCTCCGACTACGATCCGCTCATCAAGGTCGCCGGGCGGCCATGCTGGCCGGCCGAGCCGCGCTGGGATTCGTTGCAGCGGAGAGAGGGGCTCGATTGCGTCGATCTGGAATCGCACGAACGCGGCGAACCCGTCGCGAAGATCGATCTGACGGTCGGCCGCGATTTTGATTTCGTCGTGCTCGCGGTCGGCGTCGCGGCGTTGCCTGATGTCGCGGGCGCGATCCTGCAGCATAACCCGCGATGGCGGGCGATGGTCGGCCGCGTCAAGACCGTCGCCACGCAGTCGTTCCAGATCTGGCTGCGCGACGACCTCGCCACCCTGGGCTGGAACTCCGACGTGCCGATCGCGTCGGCCTTCGCCAAGCCGTTCGATACGTGGTGCGACATGCGCCACATCATTCCCGAAGAAGGATGGCGCGAAGCCGGTCGCGAACCGCCGGGCTCAGCGGTCTATTTCTGCGGCGTGCTGGCGGACCGGCCCGGCCAGTCGAAGGGACGCGGGTTCGAACGCGCGGCGCGGGACGCGGTGCGCGAATCCGCGGTGCGATTCCTCGACGGGCCCGCGTCGGATCTGTGGCCGGGGTTGCGAAATGACGGCGCGCTGTGGCGCGATATATCCGGCAGCAAGGATCGGGCCGAGAGCGACAATTTCTACTGGCGTGCGAATGTCGTCCCCAGCGACCGCTACACGCTCTGCCTGCCCGGCGCGACGCGTTGGCGCATCTCGCCGCTCGCGCTCGATTACGACAATCTGACCGTCGCGGGAGACTGGACCGCGAACGGCCTCAACACCGGATGCACGGAATCCGCGGTGATGTCGGGGATGCTCGCCGCGCACGCCTTGTCCGGATCGCCACCGCTGGAGGCCATCACGGGCTTCGATCACCCCTGA
- a CDS encoding polyprenyl synthetase family protein, which yields MSHAAKATRQTPPIVPHLLQEYGRATRARLDRWLSVETPAPYLDALLADYPSRGGKSMRPAILIATARIAGASLDDVLDAAVAVELFHNAQLVHDDIEDGSDLRRGAPTLHKLHGVPLALNAGSAAMLLAFDPLIAALRRRGADRLERGLALTRRVARDAAEGQALELGWRENDRLDLDDADYFRMALRKTAATSVIWPAQLGLLLGRTRPIDPDAIGKFGGLLGLAFQIQDDLLNLVADRAYGKEPLGDLREGKRTLIVLHAARTARGDDRRLVMQWCSTPVAERSDALLCDLADCLTRVGSVAHAERTAHALAGAAGYELERALGDSPPSEDRDFLHGLVPWVFERT from the coding sequence ATGAGCCACGCGGCGAAGGCGACCCGGCAAACGCCGCCGATCGTTCCGCATCTCCTGCAGGAGTACGGCCGGGCGACCCGCGCGCGTCTCGATCGCTGGCTCTCCGTGGAAACGCCGGCGCCGTACCTCGACGCGTTGCTCGCGGACTACCCGTCGCGTGGGGGCAAATCGATGCGCCCGGCGATCCTGATCGCCACCGCGCGCATCGCGGGCGCATCGCTGGACGACGTGCTGGATGCGGCGGTTGCCGTGGAGTTGTTTCACAACGCACAGCTCGTCCACGACGATATCGAGGACGGCAGCGATCTCCGCCGCGGCGCGCCGACGCTGCACAAATTGCACGGCGTGCCGCTCGCGCTGAACGCGGGCAGTGCGGCGATGCTGCTCGCATTCGATCCGCTGATCGCCGCGCTGCGGCGGCGCGGGGCGGATCGGCTGGAGCGCGGGCTGGCGCTGACCCGTCGCGTGGCGCGCGATGCGGCGGAGGGTCAGGCGCTGGAGTTGGGTTGGCGGGAAAACGATCGCCTCGATCTGGACGATGCCGATTATTTCCGCATGGCGCTGCGCAAGACCGCGGCGACGTCGGTGATCTGGCCCGCGCAACTCGGCCTGCTGCTGGGGCGAACGCGGCCGATCGACCCGGACGCGATCGGGAAGTTCGGCGGGCTACTGGGACTCGCCTTCCAGATCCAGGACGACCTCCTCAACCTCGTCGCCGACCGCGCCTACGGGAAGGAGCCGCTTGGCGACCTGCGCGAGGGCAAGCGGACGCTGATCGTGCTGCACGCCGCCCGCACAGCGCGCGGAGACGATCGGCGGCTGGTCATGCAATGGTGCTCCACACCGGTGGCCGAGCGGTCGGATGCGCTGCTGTGCGATCTCGCCGATTGCCTGACGCGGGTCGGATCGGTCGCCCACGCCGAACGCACCGCCCACGCGCTAGCCGGAGCCGCCGGATATGAGCTGGAGCGTGCGCTGGGCGACTCGCCCCCGTCGGAGGATCGCGATTTCCTCCACGGATTGGTGCCGTGGGTGTTCGAGCGCACATGA
- a CDS encoding glycosyltransferase family 4 protein has translation MKIAMLAPIAWRTPPRHYGPWELVTSLLTEALVARGVDVTLFATLDSITAGTLDGVVPAPYSEDPSIDAKVWEFRHLSYLFERADRFDLIHNQADFPAHAFAPLTDTPIVTTIHGFSSDRIMPMYAPFQDRVHYVAISAADRHPALRYAATIHHGIPIDDFPFDAHGSEDLLFFGRIHPDKGAAEAIAAARASGRHLHMYGIVQDAGYHDREVAPVHDGTTISYHGVVGGADRVRALGNARALLHLINFDEPFGLSVIEAMACGTPVIATRRGSMPELIDHGVTGFLVDTPAEAVAAITRIDDIDRATVRRAVADRFTVDRMADDYLALYRRILGG, from the coding sequence ATGAAGATCGCGATGCTCGCCCCGATCGCCTGGCGCACGCCGCCGCGGCACTATGGCCCGTGGGAACTCGTCACCAGCCTGCTCACCGAGGCGCTGGTCGCGCGCGGAGTCGACGTTACGCTGTTCGCGACGCTCGACAGCATCACGGCAGGCACGCTGGATGGTGTGGTTCCCGCGCCCTATTCCGAAGATCCGTCAATCGACGCGAAGGTCTGGGAATTTCGCCATCTGTCGTATCTGTTCGAGCGCGCCGACCGCTTCGACCTGATCCACAACCAGGCCGATTTTCCGGCGCACGCCTTCGCACCGCTGACCGACACGCCGATCGTCACGACGATCCACGGCTTCTCGTCCGACCGGATCATGCCGATGTACGCGCCGTTTCAGGACCGGGTGCATTACGTCGCGATCAGTGCGGCCGATCGCCACCCCGCGCTCCGCTACGCCGCGACGATCCATCACGGCATTCCGATCGACGACTTCCCGTTCGATGCGCACGGCAGCGAAGACCTTTTGTTCTTCGGCCGCATCCATCCCGACAAGGGCGCGGCGGAAGCGATCGCTGCGGCGCGCGCGAGCGGCCGTCATCTCCATATGTACGGCATCGTGCAGGATGCGGGCTATCACGACCGCGAGGTCGCGCCCGTCCATGACGGGACGACGATCAGCTACCACGGCGTCGTCGGCGGGGCTGACAGAGTGCGCGCGCTCGGTAATGCGCGCGCGTTGCTCCACCTGATCAATTTCGACGAGCCATTCGGGCTTTCGGTGATCGAGGCGATGGCGTGCGGCACGCCGGTGATCGCGACGCGGCGCGGATCGATGCCCGAATTGATCGACCACGGCGTCACGGGCTTCCTGGTCGACACGCCCGCGGAAGCAGTCGCCGCGATCACTCGCATCGATGACATCGATCGCGCTACGGTCCGCCGCGCGGTGGCGGACCGCTTCACCGTCGACCGGATGGCCGACGATTATCTCGCGCTCTACCGCCGCATTCTCGGCGGGTAG
- a CDS encoding energy transducer TonB, translated as MKQIVIGLMSGLVTATLLFASTSVNASTDPLQGWVQAANKKIEGRMVYPSNGESGVVVATFQRGQDGRPTAITIRSASPAMARAARLTLNRVRDLAPLPAGYDGKRIRMQMLIGDPTDAADYYAQRKQLLAAAEQNNVQLAAKLQPVQVAATQPR; from the coding sequence ATGAAACAGATTGTTATCGGCCTGATGAGCGGACTGGTCACCGCGACGTTGCTGTTCGCCAGCACGTCCGTGAATGCCAGCACGGACCCGCTCCAGGGTTGGGTGCAGGCCGCCAACAAGAAGATCGAAGGCCGGATGGTCTATCCGTCCAACGGCGAAAGCGGGGTCGTCGTCGCGACGTTCCAGCGCGGCCAGGATGGGCGGCCCACCGCGATCACGATCCGGTCGGCCAGTCCGGCGATGGCGCGGGCCGCGCGGCTCACGCTCAACCGGGTGCGCGATCTTGCGCCGCTGCCCGCGGGATACGACGGAAAACGTATCCGCATGCAGATGCTGATCGGGGATCCGACCGACGCCGCCGATTATTACGCCCAGCGCAAGCAGTTGCTGGCGGCGGCGGAGCAGAACAACGTGCAGCTCGCGGCGAAGCTGCAACCGGTGCAGGTCGCGGCCACCCAGCCGCGGTAA
- a CDS encoding glycoside hydrolase family 130 protein encodes MTERAKLTFHDVTLRPDPSRTVVRPFEPGYPAGFDQGETRTQEVVDMIVALDAPELQRQLDGITHSLDENHRDVDALLRRRFDEVAGRITRADRFEDDQRRLIGAYFSQEYAYEAAALFNPSAVLHPDQSGLPDGAVRFVMALRGIGEGHVSSVTFRTGAWTPGGAIAVDDPSPVSVAPIIERTDGDDNAVVHLRCGGSRSISETVIFPILPSQRQGVEDMRLVRFVDDDGSVTYYGTYTAFSGSEARSELLTGVDFQSFQMRKLTGDASGGKGMALFPRRVGGRYAMLGRHDSKNVWMLFSDDILHWEGGTKLVTPRYPWEFVQVGNCGSPIEIDEGWLVLTHGVGTVRNYCIGACLLDKDDPSKLLARTPRPVLAPSPHERDGYVPNVVYSCGAMVHGRDLMLPYAVADSFTAFATASVDDLLSVME; translated from the coding sequence ATGACCGAACGCGCAAAGCTGACCTTCCACGACGTGACGCTGCGGCCCGACCCGTCGCGCACCGTGGTCCGGCCGTTCGAGCCGGGCTATCCCGCGGGCTTCGATCAGGGCGAGACGCGCACGCAGGAAGTCGTCGACATGATCGTCGCGCTCGACGCACCCGAATTGCAGCGCCAGTTGGACGGGATCACGCATTCGCTCGACGAGAACCACCGCGACGTCGATGCGCTGTTGCGGCGGCGGTTCGATGAGGTCGCCGGCCGGATCACGCGCGCGGATCGCTTCGAAGACGACCAGCGCCGCCTGATCGGCGCGTATTTCAGTCAGGAATATGCTTACGAGGCGGCGGCGTTGTTCAACCCCAGCGCGGTGCTGCACCCGGATCAGTCGGGGCTGCCCGACGGCGCAGTGCGGTTCGTCATGGCGCTGCGCGGGATCGGCGAAGGGCACGTATCGTCGGTGACATTCCGCACCGGCGCATGGACGCCGGGCGGCGCGATCGCGGTCGACGATCCCAGTCCGGTGTCGGTCGCGCCGATCATCGAACGGACTGACGGCGACGACAATGCGGTCGTCCACCTGCGCTGCGGCGGCAGCCGGTCGATCTCCGAAACCGTCATCTTCCCGATCCTGCCGAGCCAGCGGCAAGGGGTGGAGGACATGCGCCTCGTCCGCTTCGTCGACGACGACGGCAGCGTCACCTATTACGGCACCTACACCGCGTTCAGCGGGTCGGAGGCGCGATCCGAACTGCTGACCGGGGTCGATTTCCAGTCGTTCCAGATGCGCAAGCTGACCGGCGACGCATCGGGCGGCAAGGGCATGGCCCTCTTCCCGCGCCGCGTCGGCGGCCGTTATGCGATGCTCGGCCGCCACGACAGCAAGAACGTCTGGATGCTGTTTTCCGACGACATCCTGCATTGGGAGGGCGGCACGAAGCTGGTGACCCCGCGCTACCCATGGGAGTTCGTACAGGTCGGCAATTGCGGTTCGCCGATCGAAATCGACGAAGGCTGGCTGGTGCTGACCCACGGCGTCGGCACGGTGCGCAATTACTGCATCGGCGCATGTTTGCTCGACAAGGACGATCCGTCGAAGCTGCTGGCGCGCACGCCGCGGCCGGTGCTGGCGCCCAGCCCGCACGAACGCGACGGCTATGTCCCCAACGTCGTCTATAGCTGCGGCGCGATGGTGCACGGCCGCGACCTGATGCTGCCGTACGCGGTCGCCGACAGCTTCACCGCGTTCGCCACCGCATCGGTCGACGATCTGCTGAGCGTGATGGAGTAA
- a CDS encoding phytochelatin synthase family protein, which produces MNDATFETRRRRLLRRTLFAFLALLLLIVTVGAIIIGPLLFAPNNYAGVPSIERRADYRSPALMKAAWTLPVARTYARNRFEFQDNPSFCGPTSVANLLHSIGIPLSQHSVIDGTPYDPWFGVLIGGMTLDDLARLLAMRTKARVQVVRDPTLAQFRALMTVANDPRRRMIVNFHRGPMFGRGHGHFSPVLGFLADRDLVLVGDVNADYGPYLTPVDRLWRATDTIDDATGKERGLIVADVSAPKTAGLYPPRMRR; this is translated from the coding sequence ATGAACGACGCGACTTTCGAAACCCGACGCCGACGTCTGCTTCGTCGCACCCTGTTCGCCTTCCTCGCATTGTTGTTGCTGATCGTCACAGTAGGCGCGATCATCATCGGCCCGTTGCTGTTCGCGCCGAACAATTATGCGGGTGTGCCGTCGATCGAGCGACGCGCGGACTATCGTTCGCCCGCGCTGATGAAGGCGGCGTGGACCCTGCCGGTCGCGCGGACCTACGCCCGCAACCGCTTCGAATTTCAGGACAACCCCAGCTTCTGCGGGCCAACCAGCGTCGCCAATCTGCTGCATTCGATCGGTATTCCGCTTTCGCAGCATTCGGTGATCGACGGAACGCCATATGATCCGTGGTTCGGCGTGTTGATCGGCGGGATGACGCTGGACGATCTCGCGCGGCTACTGGCGATGCGGACGAAGGCGCGGGTTCAGGTGGTGCGCGACCCGACGCTGGCGCAGTTCCGCGCGCTGATGACGGTAGCGAACGATCCGCGGCGGCGGATGATCGTCAACTTCCACCGCGGCCCCATGTTCGGGCGCGGGCATGGGCATTTCTCACCGGTACTGGGTTTCCTTGCGGACCGCGATCTGGTGCTGGTGGGGGATGTGAACGCCGACTACGGGCCGTATCTGACGCCGGTCGACCGGCTGTGGCGCGCAACCGATACCATCGACGATGCGACAGGCAAGGAGCGCGGGCTGATTGTCGCCGATGTGAGCGCCCCGAAAACTGCCGGACTCTACCCGCCGAGAATGCGGCGGTAG
- a CDS encoding rod shape-determining protein → MRLSQLFSRPSSDMAIDLGTVNTVVYLRDQGIVLNEPSVVAIETINGVSRVRAIGAEAKLMMGKTPDGIETIRPMRDGVIADLDVAEQMIKFFIDKAHGGRSRLPRRPEIAICVPSGATTVERRAIRQAATNAGARKVSLIEEPMAAAIGAGLPVTEPVGAMIVDIGGGTTEVAILSLRGLAYSTSARVGGDKMDDAIASMIRRKHNLMVGEATAERIKLAMGMAHIPDDGVGGIMRVKGRDLRAGVPVEIEVTQADIAGSLADLVGQVVETVLTALEKTEPELAADICEHGIVMTGGGSLLAGIDRVLSEATGLPVIVADNALACVALGAGRALEDPAYDGVMTTV, encoded by the coding sequence ATGCGCCTTTCCCAGTTATTCAGCCGGCCATCGAGCGACATGGCGATCGATCTCGGCACCGTGAACACGGTCGTCTATCTCCGCGACCAGGGAATCGTCCTGAACGAACCATCGGTGGTCGCGATCGAAACGATCAACGGCGTTTCCCGCGTCCGTGCGATCGGCGCGGAAGCCAAGCTGATGATGGGCAAGACCCCCGACGGGATCGAGACGATCCGCCCGATGCGCGACGGCGTCATCGCCGACCTGGACGTCGCCGAGCAGATGATCAAGTTCTTCATCGACAAGGCGCATGGCGGCCGCAGCCGGTTGCCGCGCCGCCCGGAGATCGCGATCTGCGTGCCGTCGGGCGCAACGACGGTCGAACGCCGCGCGATCCGTCAGGCGGCGACCAACGCGGGCGCGCGAAAAGTGTCGCTGATCGAGGAGCCGATGGCCGCGGCGATCGGCGCCGGGTTGCCGGTGACCGAGCCGGTCGGCGCGATGATCGTGGATATCGGCGGGGGCACGACCGAGGTCGCGATCCTGTCGCTGCGCGGGCTGGCCTACAGCACTTCCGCGCGCGTCGGCGGCGACAAGATGGACGATGCAATCGCATCGATGATCCGCCGCAAGCACAATCTGATGGTCGGCGAAGCGACCGCCGAACGCATCAAGCTGGCGATGGGCATGGCGCATATCCCCGACGACGGGGTCGGCGGCATCATGCGCGTGAAAGGCCGCGACCTGCGCGCCGGCGTGCCGGTCGAGATCGAGGTCACGCAAGCCGACATCGCCGGTTCGCTCGCCGATCTGGTCGGACAGGTGGTGGAAACCGTGCTGACCGCATTGGAGAAGACCGAGCCGGAGCTCGCCGCCGACATCTGCGAACACGGGATCGTGATGACCGGCGGCGGATCGTTGCTGGCGGGGATCGATCGCGTCCTGTCCGAGGCGACCGGGCTGCCGGTGATCGTCGCCGACAATGCGCTGGCGTGTGTCGCGCTGGGTGCCGGGCGCGCGCTGGAAGACCCGGCCTATGACGGCGTGATGACGACCGTATGA